The following is a genomic window from Neodiprion virginianus isolate iyNeoVirg1 chromosome 1, iyNeoVirg1.1, whole genome shotgun sequence.
GGCCACCTTGTCGAAAGgataaaaataacttttaatGTCGCACGCTCGCGAGTCTCACCattctttcaaaattacacTCCTCTACTCACGATCGTGTGATATTTACTCCCACTTTGCCTAACGCGCTTCGTTCGCTTGTCAGTTTCGTTACAAATGCCAACTATTTTGCCGATTCGAATGCATGGATGCGATTCGAGTGGGTTCCCGGATGCTTACTTCATCATTGCAGCTCGCCTCGGTCGATTTGCGTTCGCTGTAATAACTGGGAATGAAATTATCTGTACcgagaagaattttcaaaggACAATATTCTCTTCACATCTTCAACGAggcaaaatttatttacattcgAGACGTAACCGCAAtgcaatttcgaaatttcgaaattttcgaaaaaagggTAATCGTGGAAAAGCAAAGTATAATCACACAAAAATAAGgtttaaaaaagaatttttatttgaatttgatcgAAACGCCTATTATAGTGAAGATGATCATGGTGataaaatgacaaatttcACAACGCAGCTAACAGCGCAAAAGCTTTCCGAGTAAAAAGCTCTCACCCTAGAAAAATTGCGTTTTAAACATCTTCCGAATCGGTGCTatgggtgggggggggggggggcgggggtGGGTGGGAGGATAAgagaataaattgtttttcatatttttttgttttacatttttgctCCCTTCGACATCGCGGCAGTCGACGATTACTCGCCGGTGTCGAGGGGCGAAAGGAAATCGAGGGCTGCTGCAGGTGGCGGTGGATTGCGGTGGGCATGGGGCCTGATTGCGTAACCCGATTGAACGCCTAGTGGTGGCCCCAGACGGGGACCGGGGCGTATCCGTGACCGGCAAGCACGGTCTTGGTGACGACGGGCGGGGAGTGGACCACCGGGGCGATCGGCTGGTGGACGACGTGGGCCCTCAGGACCGGGACGGCGTGGCTGATCACCTGGGGGGCGACGATGGGTCCGTGGCCCCAGCTGATCGGTACTCCGGTATGGCCCCCGGGAACGGCGGCGACGACGGCCAGGACGGCGGCGAGAACGACCTGGGAATCATACCCGGTGAGAATCGAGCTGGGAAAGGAGGAGGTGTGGGACCATTTTTGACGAAACAACTCGGAGCGCTCAGAGGGAGTCCGGAGCGGTTATCCCATGCTTGAGTGGTTTCAAccacgttttcttttttttttttattaacccCGGACCGAGTGAATGGCACCGGTTCACCGTTTATCGTCTACGCTGTGCGTGCACATGGAACGAGTTGTCATTTGGACAAAGAGAAAAGGAATCGACTATTAGATCTGCGCGCACTCTTTCCCGATTGTCTCTAtcgttttctttgttttcttgttcGAGCCCGCGATAGccagttttctttttcggtaCTTTGGTCCCCGCGTTCGACGATAAGAATTGGAAATAAAGACGAGATAACagtgtgaataaaattgtccCGAAGTCGTTTATGATCCTTTTTGATTTTAGAGTAATTGCATTTTTCTGACTGGATGATTTACACTTCTAGTAACGAATCGAAGAAACGAATCGAGCGTGTAACCGAGACTTCGGCGATTGACGCGTTTTCATTACTGTGTTTCGACTTACCAACTTGAACATGTTGAATGAGAGAGGAGTTTACTACTTGGAGGTAAGTAAGCTTGTGCCTCTGCATCGGATCTCCGGGGTTTTATAGTggttttgaattgaaaaaatgaccGGTGATtggatggaaaatttttggtcacGTGGGTCAACAAACCAGATGACGGCATATTGCGAATAATTGAGTCAGCCGGTTTTGCACTGGTGGGGATCGGTCACCTGATCGGCTTTTCTCCCCCCGAATCCCCTTTTCGAACTTATCCACTCGCTGCCGACATTATCGACTCCCGAACGCTTGTCCCTCCACATTCGACTCCAGGGAACGGAACTCTTTGTACCTTCGTCCCTTGGTTTCTAAAATTTGCTTCGAGGTACCGTTCGAAGTGCCTTGTTTCGTGGATAAGAGCGGTGAATTTTTGcacgaaacaaaaataactgACTCGATCAGCGAGTAAGTTTGGTGCCAATGTAgtaggagaaaattttttgctgtCAAAGTTTTGCAAGCATAGCCAAGCAAATTCGTGTTTCGACGTAACAAGCCTGTTGGTTAATTAAACTTGTCAATTTCTAGCTGTTGTGactaattttcttgaaattagCTGACTCAGCGAAGTAGATTTTTCCGCGCGTTGTCAAACCTGAacgcaaaatatttttcttagttTTCCATCATTGCGGCTGagggagaaagaagaagaaaaaaaaaaaaaaaacggaaaaacgGTAAAGAAAACGTAACGTCGACGATTTTCATGTAAACGAAATTAGCGGAGAGTTTCGAGCGATTTCCGCGCCCCTTTTATAGCCACAAGCCGTGGAAGTATTTCCCATAAAACGATCGTCTTCCTTGTAGAAATCGTTCCATTCGTCGAATAAAGTCGGTTTCGAGTTTCGGGTAAAAGTATTCCGGGAGACGAAGCACGTGTTCTTTGGGCAATAATTTGACatgaattataataaatttcaaactccTGCAGTGTATAGAAAGTTGTCGCGACGTAACTTTTTCCGATAAATAGAATCCAGAGAATATTACGTTTCCGCTTTACGACAAGGGCACTATAATGCAATATATACGAGAGTGTGGAGGCGGCTGTTTTTTAGGgttttaaaatgtttttagAGGGATGAAATGGGCTGGGTCACACGTCAGAGTTGAAGATAGCGTTGCCTCGTATCCTCCGATGTAAAGCCtgaatttttatcgtattTGTTATTTCTTATGGGCGTGGATACACTCTGCTTATATTTCTTATTCCAGAATTCTGAcccttttcaattttcattccactTCTTCTGCCatgttattttcaataaaaaaaagcagcaacgttttttttttttttttttttattgaattagcCAAAAATGATTCGACGAAATTCTGCAATATCGGGCAAGTGAGAAATGTTTGGAAATTCTTTCTCACTGATTTTTTGCCCGTCCAAAGTAGTGGGACCGTATAAAAAGCTCATCTCGTGTAACAACTTCAACTCCAGTTTtactccttttttttttttttttttttggtttctgttttttgattcttctccttttttgcttgtctgaaaaatcgtccaacatttgaagaaaatataagCCTGCTGCACGGTTGAGAGTGAAATGAGCTTTTATGTAACTTTCACATAGTAACAGGAATACGAAAAAGAATGCTTAAGATTAATGCCACGTTGTTTTCTGGATTCGTGCGTAGAAACGGTCTTGCAAAGGCGTACGAGCTTCTCACGACTGAGCAATTTTCCCTGAAAATTaatgtgaaacaaaaatttatcaagatACAGATTAGGTTACAGAAGAAACTGTACAGCTTCGACGATACATCGAATTTCGATAAATCTGCGGAGAAAACAGAGACCTCGAAAAACTTGTATGCCAAATCTTTCGCGCTGAATTGAAAGGCAAGAACTCGAGATCGATAATGGGGAAATTTGAGAAAGACAGCTTGCACTATGATGTGCAAGCCTATATTCGGACCTTAGCCGCACAGATGAAGATCATTAATCAGTAATCCGACTAATTGCAGTCTTGTTTGCGATATTCGCCAGCCTAATGATAAAACGGCCAAACATGCTAGAAAGAATTTCGTATGTCTAGTGACTAGAAAATTCTAGTAAAACCGGGTAACATTGCAATCGAGGCTTAAATATTGTCGGAATTACAGAAGATCCTGATACAAAGTGTTTATAGTTGGCAATATTTCGTTTTCTCGCTATTGCAACGTCGAATCTATTTTCTCAGTTTCCGGAACTTATTTTACTCGAATGAGGCCTTAACGTCGATTTATCGTTCCACTAACGTCAAATTATCtcaatgaaaagaagaaaatataatccGAGTGACCGTTATCAAAAAGAATGGTGATACGTACTATTCATCTTCTGGTTAGACTAAAAAAACTCATCTTCATTCCGTAGCCAGGATAATATTTCTCGTTTATGCcaagtaatgaaaatatactAAAAAAACTGTGCATTAACGACAACTAGAAATTACTCTCGATGCGACCGCGGCGGAAGGTTGAAACCGTGCCTGAAAATTCACGAGTGTTACATTCTATACGCCTATGCACCGCAGGTATTACACGTGCAGAAACATTATGCAATTTACAGGCAAAGGTTGAAGGATTGGGTCACTGGCACGCCTGTTTTGCGCTCTCCTGAGTCCAGAGACGCGATATATAAACGCGGGAACTTGGGCGATTCGTTTCACAACGAGACTTGACTCGGCGATCAAACGTCCGCTTAAAATACTCTAAACTCGATTTCGAATGCCGCCTGCAGTCTCGCGGATCACAAATTTGGGAAAAAGTTTATTACCGACACGCTAATTACACCGGAACTCGTTCAATTCCCCTGTTCTAATAGCTGCTATTTGCACGAGCACAAAATTACCCCCTGTTATAATGCCTCCCTTCGAATTATGCTCGGGTATAATTTTCACGTATATCTACCCTTTATGCTGAATAAGAGCACCGCACTGCGGACCCCCTAAACTTCCAAGTCAACGAGCGCCTCTTTGTTGTAAAACGAGCCGAGTGCCCAGGCAAATCTCAACGGCGATTAAATATccttaaaattattttcatattttcaggCACCGACCGCCGCCTTATTTTAGGGCCCATTTTTGGCCTTGAGGAAATTATACTTCGCTTGAAACGTGTTTGAATTTACTAGAAAAATCTGCAGAGTTTTGGAAGAATACTATTTTTGTCGATTGAAATCAGTCGAAGGTTGCGACAAGTTTCGAAGGTACACTTTTTGAATTCGCATGCTGCGAATTTGAATTCGAATCTAACGTTTTTTCCCGAATAAGCAAAGCTTGGAACAATCGTAAAGAAATGAGATGAAGTTTCCCAATATTTCGAGGTTTTTTCCAAAGTACCTTATGGAATTTTCACGATTCGAAAATTCCCGCAAGGATTTAACCGACCGTTAGCTAGCTGAGAAACTATTGCCTTTGTCGatcgtgaagaaaaaaaaaaaaaaaaacggtgagaaaagcataaatttgaaatttccaattCCGCATCGATTTTACATTCACAAAACGGTAGTGCAATCAGTGGCTTGGAGAAGTTGGTGCTGAATCGGTGTTCGTAATTGGGTTCGGTGTGGTGGTTATATCGCGATGGAAACTTTGATCGCATAAATTCACTTCGTAGCACAGTTAGAACATAATTATTAGCTGTTCGTGCAGAGCAAGCGAActatacaaaaaaaacaaaaaaaaaaaaaaaaaggaaagaatagaaaaatgccaAGTACAGTCGCGTCAGAAGAAGCACTGAAATACTTTTTCGGTAATAGTAACGATAAGGCACTCACGTCAAACTGGAGCCCGCAGTTAATTGCATTTTACAAGccaaatatttttgtaaatttagcTCTCGCTAAACTCACCCGCAAAGTTGAAGTTGTTGAagaagtgtttttttttttttgtcaggtGAGAACCGatgtttaataaaaaataaaataaaatcgtcaaaaaaagAACATTCAGCGTACAAAATATCGTTCCTGGACGAAACGCGagcgaataaattttaatccaaGATCGCAAAAATGATTTCGTGATATATCTATGTCAGCAAATAAAGGTAGAGACTGATCGTTATCCGTTTGTTTAACGACATTATTAATAACACCGGGCTGTTAACACGGTCAATATTAGCCGAATCTGTTATTGACTATCGCCAGAGTTTGCGCAAACTCACCGACACATCGATCCCCGCATTTTAAGAAACTGTGTGTGCTTTTTTTCAAAGCTATACTTTCGACCCGGGGGGAGAGAAGCTTTTTTCGTATCATGCAAACGAGCTTATCACGCATCGGGACGGGGAACGATTGACTTTTGGCGATTACACAGTCGGCGAATTGGagagcaaaaaatttgaagactTCGAAAGGTTAAAATTATACTACCCGACCTATACGAAGGTTTCATCTGAGAATATTTTTGCCCAAAATATTTTGCGAAGTTTTGGACCCGGATAAATCTATTCGAGTGACTTGCTCAAAATAAGAGgctaagaagaagaaaaaaaataatttacacgTCCCTCTTCGCTGAACTGGAAATATATTCTCTcgaagttaaaaattttctttctctccgcTCAGGTCAAAGAATATAATTCGCAGGGAACGGAAAATTTCACTGTTACTGTaggaacgaagaaaaaaatctagcAAAGAAATTGGGGTaagtgctttttttttttctcacacgcGCTATTTAAAATGGAGAAAGTCAAATGCTGCGAGGCATCTCTCGGACCTGAGCTAAGAAGTTTACACTgtgagagaattttttgtaCGACAAAAACTAATCTTCGACCTTGTTCCAAAGTAtgacaaaaacaaagaaagaaagaaagagacaaaaaaaaacaaaaaactatcgaaaaaacagcttttccCCATGAAtgtaaattacaaaatacacaGGCGAACGCACAAAATGGATTACGAAATAGAGCGGTGAAGATCCTATGCAGGGATGCAAACGCTGCCCGGAATATCTTGTTTGTACAAATAGTCTGATCTTGAACGACGGATAGAATGTATAATATGCCCACCTTGGTGAGTGGATAACTgagcatatacgtatatacatgcatgtatgcGAAGCGATTGTACATTTAGCGCCGAGATGCTGAGAGTGGTTCGGGGTGAAGTCTGCAGAGAGTGGGATTTTCTACGATCGTATGGGAATATCGTTATTCACCCCTCGTAGCGATTAAATACCAAACAAGGGGGCACCGGGCGTCTCTCCACCCCCTCAACCCCCGTTCCATATTCGCCGAAATTTACGAGGATCGTTTAGTTATTCGAGAAACGTCTCGGTTAACTCGGAACCCGGGGCAAAAACGAGGGAATTTCGAGGGTGTTTAAGGTGGTAAAAAAAGGTTCTGCTGCAGCTAGTCGgtatattcatttttccaaGAGTCATTCAAAGGTGAGCCTTTATTACCGATGCCCACCGagctgaaaataatcgatgcgtcgattaatcgagtcgaaaaaaaataatctaacacgactcgattgaatcggtataaaataaatcgattaagcgattatttcgtatttatttttttttatttttatttttttttgacgttGCACAATGTACCAAAATTTCATAAACTTCGGTATGTAGTCttaatagcggaaaagttttttttacaatttcgaGCTTCattcaaaatgtttttcaatttcaggtgaaagcattcatttatctttcactcATTGTGTCAAATAGGTACTTAATAAGTAAGACAGTGATAATAATCGATACTTTAAtcacgtaaattgatattgtactGCGTCCTTCACGggagtaaaaataatcgagtcaGCCGATTactcgagtttgaaaaataatcgattactTTTTCGTCATTCTTATTCCTTGTTCACCTCTGTCCGACAGACTTATGCATCTCGTCCCCTGTAATACCGTCGAGCTAAAGTGCAAAATGAGGCAGTAGTCTCACCGAGGTGTCTAGACCTTTGTCTAATCATCTACTGGTTGGTGGGTATATAGCCGTTTGCTCAATGCTGTGCAAGTTTGCATAACAAACAGAAGTTTCGACGCTGTGATAACAGACGTAGATGCGACCGTTATTGTTACGGTAAGTGACCGGAGATTTTGGAAACTTTATTGACGCGACGCGACGTGCGGAGCTTCGAGGGAATCAGCAGAGCTTGGCAAGTCCGATTCGGACGTTTTGGGCGAGgcgagataaatttttagatAATTGGAAGAAATCAGACTAACGGTGTGGAAAATGTAGACGAATGCTGTTTCACTCACCTGTCTAACGACACAGCGACGAGACTGTAGACCGAAGCCGCAACCGAAACGCCTTGGATGTAAGGTACGGTTTTGCACATCCACCAGCCCAGGATCCATGCTGTGAcaaaaaacatcaaattatcaaCAAGTGAGTGGGGGTGCTGTATTTAACGATGCGATAAACGAATTCGAAGGTCAGTAGAATTAAAACGTAACCAAGCCAAAGCTTGAAAACTGAATtgattaaattgaattttcctcGAACAATCTTTTCCAAAcacgaacaaaaaaagaacTCGAAAACAATCGATTAGGAtactgaaaattgaaattgcttACAACTCTAAGAAAGTTGAATCATGTTTCTGCTATTCGAATGTCGAAatctcgttttcttttttttttttagccaaTTTTGACGAACCAGCGTTGATTTCGCTTTGAGATGACTTcgttgaaaagaattttttgaaattattcacaatCGGGTATCTTGAGGCAAGTTTCATACGTCGAAGAATTAGTTTAATCAAaggaaatattgtttaaacCAAATTCGACTGCAGATCGACTTCAGTCACAGCTTTTCATCCATATTGTTTCAccattttctttgtttcgataCCTTTTTCTTTAGACTCTTTTATGCCGGACGCACCCTCAGATTGAGGCTATCATTTTGCATTTACCATCAGAAATGCCCCGGGAATtcttttgaaaagtttaagaTTGAGCGGGAGAAAATTGCGTTTTCCTGGAAAAAGTGTTTGCCATTACCTTGTTCTTGGTATGCGAAATCGATTGAAGAAACGTCGCCTCGTTAAAAGGAGTTCGTGTTCTTCAATGAGAAAACTTGACGTGAACTTTCGCGGGCAAACGACGCAAGGAATTGGTCTCCAATCTTCTAAACCGTGAAGGAGTCGAAGTGAAACAGAAGGTCTGTTTGAACGTTAGCGAAAATGTCAATGAGAGTTCAAATAATCGGGATGAAAAATACGAACTTTTCAGCTGCGTAACAAaagtcgtgaaaattttactcccCTTTGCAATGCGATCAGCGCTTCCGAAAGTGGGGAAACGGCACGGACGCAAAATGTCACTCTTCTTCGCGTCAAGGTTCGTAGATTTTAATTATACCGTGTTTcgtaaaattacaatatatcGGGTATTGCTGTGGATTAATTCGAAATGGCAATAAAATCAACTTGATAATTTGAGATAACAGTGACACGTTACGTTTCCGGAGTTTCCCCGTTTTTCTGACGTTCAATTCTCATGCAACAAATCAAAATACATACAGTGAGGCTGAAGTTATTAACGTTGACGTAACGAAACTtcaggaagaaaaaatcattattgtgcaaatttttaacgatCTTCAAGAAgttgacttttcaaaatacgTGAGTATGTTTTATTCGTCATGGTTTATTGAATTTCGGAATAATCCGAAAtgtgcgaagtaacgatttttcttaaGCACTCATCGGTACTGTAAGCGttaatttattctttatttcaattatctACGAGACTCCAATCTATTCTGCATAATACGGTAAACAACAAATTTCGAGCCGATCTACGAGTCTTCTGatgattttcttgaaattctcatttgaaaattgaatcaattttggGAACAAGTTGACACATAAAACGCTTCTTGTTGAAGTCGTAAGTATCcagaattaaaaatacgatGCTAACTTAAAAATTACAAGTCAAGTGGTACAGGGCAAATCAATTCCTATTCTGTCGTGTCAGCTTGGCTAGGATGGCTGGATTCCATCCTCTGTTATGCATATCAATGTACAACTAATAACACGGCAATCAATCAATTACGAGGAAATCCCATTTATTGATAAAATGATGCTCTGCATCGATACAACATGAGGGGATATTACTACTCCTACTAAGCATGTACGCAAgcacacatatgtatatattatatgtgtgtgtgtgtatcaCTCTACGAGGAAATTCTTATACATAACAAACAACGGGACTCGATTTTGGCTGTCGAGGTTAACCTCCTGAAATTACTCTGCTCCAGGCAATACGCTGGATTATTGACAAAACTTCAATCTAATTATATATCACCTGAAAATACGCGGTCTACAAAAGCGTTTAAAATTCGATAATTAACGAGGTTGAATCGATTgggaaaatgagaaataaaaagttgaatttcGTTATCATCAAATCATaggattaattatttttttaaaacctcAAAAACATGTCGTTTGAGAAGTTTTAGATTTGGTTCTTTAAAGAAAACGAGTCTTTTCTTGCcgacagaatttttttacagtaaaaatCGTTCTAAAACTTGGGCAGTTCCTTTTAGAAAGAGAAATGCACGTCAATAACATCAAACCGAGCCCACATCTGGAGTATCTGCTAAGTTACACGTACACTAATAAACGtttaaattatcatcgtatcgAGTTGGTTAACGGACTTGAAAATGGCATTATGAATTAATTGAGCCCCTCGGAAATCGGAGAAAGACCGCTCGACGGCAGTTAAACGCACCTACTGATATAATTAGATCGCGTCCAACCCGATAAAACGGCCACTTAACGCCGGTATCAGTATCGTTGGGTATAAATGATGGGCGAAAGAGTGCGAAGAATCCAAAATTAGTCACTGTAAATCGAGAGGGACTAACGTCActcgattttttcttcttttttttttcttttgctcaGCTGGAACGAACCaacgaatttgaatttcgccGCCTCTGCAATCCTTCCTTCGGAATTCGTGCCTTGATCCGACTGTCCGCGATATTTTCCTTGGTTCTTGTCCGCTAATTTTATTCATGAAAAACAACGATTTCCACGTCTTTTCTCGAGCCCTTCATGCTTCAGTGGAAACACCGCACCGCGTATCGAAAGTGAACGGCACTCGCTGCATCGCATCGCTTGCAAATGTAAGTAGGTACAGACTGCAATCTGAATCAGCAATCAAGCGTTAacttataattatacacatacgttATAGATGCATAATTCATGCCCTGTTACACCGGTATAATAAATATCCGCTGTGTATATGAActaaattgttatttattagCTGCAAGTGCTTCGTGTCGATCCTGTGACGAAGCTAGTGCCGAACTTTATTCTTAATTACAGGCCACAATGTCGTTTTCGACACTCCGTTATCGAAGTCTGATCGACGCGGTATTTGAGGCACGAAAAGTCGTGCCTTTTTCAACTTGAGACTGTTATTAGGTAGCGACGATTAAAGGTCTGTCAAATTGATCCGAACACTTTTGATTTTCGATTCGTTCGAttatagaagaaaaattttatccaagACGTTTGAGATGGTcttgaatctttttttacgCATCACCCTGCGAGCTTTGAAAATCATGTACcgggaaagattttttggacCAGGACGCAAACGAATTCAGACTTCGATTTACTCGAGAAATTCTTGCCCGAGGTTCGTTACATTTCAACAATGTCTTCTGATCGCCGAAATCATTGgacggaaatttttatatctcgCAGCATCGTTCCTATAAAAGAGGCTGAGCGGGCGTGGTTGATCTCGAATAAGATCGTGAGACGAGAAGAGAAcgtcgaataaaatttcgatcaAGCAAATGGATTGTCTAACAGGTTCGAAATTCGATGAATCATGTTCTTCCAGGCGGTGAACGGAGTCTGGGCCTCTACGATTGGAGTGAAAAGTGAgaaggataaaaaatgaattctatGGCTGCAAACTCTTGCGGCAAGGCGGCAAAGAGCATCGGATTAAAGTTTCGAACCGCTTGTCGTACAGAAAGAGTTCTCTCGGTCTTGATAATGCTCAGTGAAGATTGGAAGCTCGCCAATCAGAGGTTTCGGTGTTTGGCCTGCGGTAAGtgttttttcaatccatttaGGATTGACAACAAAATCTGTATACACCTGTAATGTGTGCAGACTCGGTTATCGAGAGAGAGGAATTTCGTTTCGTGGTTCGGATGCGGTCTGTTTCTCTAAATTCTAATACTTCCACGAGTATCGAGGAACGATTCAGTGAGTTCAAGATTATTTAAGTCAAATAAAGACGCATGTGGACGAAACAGAACCTCATTCTCTCCCATCGACCAAACTGCCTTGCTGTTACGTGATTACGgataaatttaaacaaatatcAAGGCAGTTAAACTGTTTCGTTTCACTGTTGCAAACCGCATATCGCAAGGCAATAAAATCGactggtaaataaaaattaatcatggGTAaaaaagatttcgaaaatttttagggTCCACATAGATTCCGGAGACTCTGGAAATGTAAACGAAATTTTTGAGAACTTTCTTTCACATCGAAAAACTGTACGGAATTTTATCAGataatttagaaatttcagggaaagaaagtaaataaatcaaattacgATCATTTGCTGGTACGTAATAAGGCAACTTCAGAAAACTAGAGATTATTTAGATTTCGTATGGATCTTTACAGattctaaaaaatttcgtgCTTATTCACAAAAATGAAGAATCTTCACGGATTTTTTGATGTGATAATTCAAATACCCTGTACGAAATGAAAGTATTCACATTCAGATTCGAAAATTAAAGTCAATTTTGGTTAAATAAGATCGTTCTAAACCGAgatcaaaatataatttttattctgacAAAGATTCCCATAAATTAATAAGAGTTGAtggtaatttatattttctttgtcACAAAGACACGACATCAATATTACAACTATGCTAAACAAATTCCTTATCGGATTTTCCAGCCAAATAACAACGACCAAATGAAAGATTCGCGAGTACAAAGCTGATCGGAGTAAAACTTGAGTAGCACAGAATCACGGTGTGAGGTTGGCCAAAAGTCGCGTAAGCAGATCTTtaatctcattgtcagtgtaGAACCGTACCAGCTACAGACAGTGTCGGCTGAGTAACCGGTCGTGCAATTTTTACGCGAGCATTACGTATCCGCAATAACTGACAGCAGCGTGCATTTCGCATTCGGACAAGGTCCACACCCATGATATAACTTATCGCGCCCAGAATTTACCATTCGCGCTATTTTCCGCAACGGGAGAGCGAATCGGAGATATGcgttatatacatgtatacatatgtatatatatatatataatgtcgGCTAATCTGATATCGCTCGGTAGCtatgcatacacacacacacgcatatacacacacacatatatatatatgtacatgaaTGTACGTAAAGACGGCGACTGCGAGGTGCGATGAAAGAGATCAGCGATTCTCTGCTGCAACCAACCGAGAAACTGAGGAAGTAAAAGCAAACTGCATCGCTGCAGAGATCCTGGCCAATGGACCTGCAACTCT
Proteins encoded in this region:
- the LOC124310496 gene encoding uncharacterized protein LOC124310496; the encoded protein is MFKLVVLAAVLAVVAAVPGGHTGVPISWGHGPIVAPQVISHAVPVLRAHVVHQPIAPVVHSPPVVTKTVLAGHGYAPVPVWGHH